The nucleotide sequence ATCCGAATCTTCCGTGACTATTTTGAGGAATTGTGGACCAATTAGTACCGCAACAGTGTTGAATACCCCCACAACGACGAATAATGGGACTAATGGTGCTAGGCTTGCCGACAAAGCATTTAATACACTATTAACCCAACCTTTGAATGTAAATTTCTTTTTTAATCCTGAATCTAGATTCTCTTGAATCTCTTCTGTTTTTTGAATATCTAATAAACGTACGATTTCATTATAAACGTTCTCAACTGCCGGTCCAATAATAACCTGCAATTCTCCGTTCGCATTAGATACGCCCAGTACCCCACTAATTTTCTTAATCGTTTCCAAATCCGCAACTTCTGCATTTCTTACATTAAAACGCAATCTTGTCATACAGTGATAAACATTTGATATATTTTCTTTTCCACCAAGCAACTTTACTACATTTTCTGCAATTTCAAAATGCTTACTCATCTTAACCTACACTCCTTTCGCTGTCCTCAAGGCACAAATTGTTATGAAATATAATTTTAGTGTTTAATTCTATCTTTTCTAGCTATTCTCCTTATGAAGATATATAGTTATACTACAGAACACGGCCGAAGAAGTAGAATATTATCCCTTTTGATAAAAATCCGCATTTTAACATGTGTCGAATATCTTTTTCAAGCACAAATAAATGTTTCATCGAGCACGCACGCTAATTTTTGTAAAACAATTACCATTTTTACAGCTGGATATTCAGTCAATGACTATATGTCTTCTATTTTTTATAAAGAGACTTTTTTTATGTTAAAAATTGTTTTTCCTATTTGCTGTGGCATTGATATCCACAAGCGTTTTGTGGTGGCTACGATTGCTTCTACCGACATGAATAATGTAACTACTTGTGAAACTGCTACCTTACTACTTTTAATAGTAACTTCTTTAAACTCAAATCTTGGTTACTGGATCATAATTGTAAACATGTCTGTATGTAATTTACTGGTAAATATTAGATTCCTATCTTTAACATCCTTGCAGATTCTTGTAATTTTACGCTTGCAAATCCAAAGTATGTTAAAGCTATTAACGGTAAGAAATCCGATAAAAAGGATTCTCTTTGGCTTGCTGACCTCCACAAACATGGTCTTGTTCATAGACGCTTTATTCCACCTGTTGATATAAGAAACTTAAGGGATATTTGCCGATATAGAACAAAGCTAGTCTCCAATCGCTCAAGTGAAAAGAATCGTGTTAAGAACTTCCTTACTGTCTCTAATATCGTTATTTCTAATGTAGTTTCTGATACCTTTGGTAAGTCTTCTTCTGAAATAATTCAATACTTGATTCAGTGTAGTGAATCAGGTTCTTCTGATTCTTTCTCTCCTGAACATTGTAAATCTTTATTACGTAAATCTCTTAATAATAAGAAGATGGGGTTGTTGAGGTCATAAAAAAGCAATCATTGCAATTGCAAGAAAAATCCTTACTTGTATCTACCATATCTTATTAAAAATGAGTCCTTCAATCCTACAGATATTAATTATTCTGCTATGCCTAAAGTAATTTCTGAAGAAAAGAAAGAATAATATATATCAAAAGCTATTATTCTTCTCCAAGCTCAAGGGTATATCATTTCAAAAAGTTTGGTAAGTAGCCCACCCACTTAAAAAGATTCAACACATCTCTATATTCTAGCGATTGTAATTTTTGAATGAATTACGATGGCTTATTCGTCATGCCCAGATTCCCCAAGATATATTTCACACTAATCCTTCTTTTTATCTACTAAACTGCTTTTTTTCTATTTCAGCAATTGCATCTGCAAACTGTGGAAGGAACTCTTTCTCAGCAACCAAAAGTTCATTTAGAGCACCTTTTGCATCATAATAAGAGCTGATCAACGGATTGGCAATCAGTGCTTCCAATGCGGTGTGATAATCTCCTGTAATTGCAGCTTCTACCGCAAGTTTTTCGTATTCTTTTGCCGCAAGAATCTTGCTCATCATATGTCCCGGTAATTTAGGGAATGCGATTGGATGAATACCGGAAGCATTTACTAAAGCGGTTGTCGTGCATACGCATACCGAATCTAATCCTTGAATAGTTCCCATACTTGCTACGTCCGGGCTGAATACTTCATTTGTATTGTTCCAGATAGCATTGATTAATGTAATCCCTGCCTCGCCATATCCTTTTCCTCCACGGGTATTTGTAGCTAAGGCATATCCTCTTGGATCAAGCTTGTCATAAAGTTCAAATGTCCTCTTCTCTACTTCTTGAACAATTTCTGCTCTTGTAGCATGTCCCGGAATTTTTAACCCTTCAAGAACCGGTCCTACATTCTTGGTGACTTTTTCCAAAACTGCCGGCCAGTAAATGCTCGAATCTCTTAAATCTTCCAAGGATCCCTTATAATCATAGTAGAATTTTAAGTATGGTCCCATAGGAATCCATCCTATGAACTTCTGCAAATCCGGTTCTACAAACTCTGTTCTAAGCGGCGGTACGTTTACTGCTGCCCAATCATTCAATTTTAAGAATGCGTCGTTGGTTACGTCCTCACCTTTATAGAAGACTTTACACCAGATCAAATGGTTCAATCCGATGACTTCTACGAAAACATCATCCGGATTCCCAGCTCCGTAAATCTCCTTCATTGCGGTACGAATAACGGTTGGACCATTGCAAAGACCTGCGTATTTAATATTTGTATGGCGTTCCAAAGCTTCCGCAAGCATACCCGATGGGTTAGCCAGGTTGACTAAGTAACAATCCTTCGCCGCATATTCCTCAATTGCCTTTGCAATTTCCAGTATTGCCGGAATTGTTTTAAAACCCATGATCATCCCGCCGGGTGCGGTTGTCTCCTGACCAATTAAATTGTATTTAAATGGGATTGTCTCATCCATTATTCTTGCATCGGATTTTCCCGGACGGATTGTACAGATGACGAAGTTACAATCTGTGACGGCTTCTTTCAAATCTGTTGTTAAGATTACTTTTGTTTCCATTCCGGCATCTTCAAACATCTTCTGTACAAATTTACCTGTTGAATTCAGCCTGTACTCTTCGATATCCATCAATCGCCATTCTGCTACCTTCATGGTTTCTTTCCTCTCAATTAGCATCTCTGCTATATCCGGCAGATATGTAGAACCTGAACCTATGTTCGCTAAAATCATCTTCTTGTCATTCATCACAATTCTCCTAACCATATTTATTTTATGCGTAAATTTGTTGATATTGGCATTATATTATATTGTATAACCATTTAAAATGCATACTATTTTCCTATTACTAGGAAATATATATGCTTTTTTGCCTATTGTATATTTTATACTTCTTGAGATAATTCACTCAATCAAATATCTTTTGATAGTTCAATTTAAATAACTTGAGAAAAATGGTTTGGCTAAAGCGTGGATTCGATATCGTAATCTTTTGTCTGCGTAGGTGCTTTTTCATTGTATTTAGGTCTACTTTTTACCTTACAATTCGATCATTTAATGATAAAAAACCCTCAAAAATACATTGACCTCTTGAAGGTTTGTCGATATAACTTCATTATTATAAGATACACATTATACGAGAAACTGGGTCTCATCCAATATTCTTGCATCGGATTTTCCCGGACAGATTGTACAGATGACGAAGTTACAATCTTGACGGCTTCTTTCAAATCTATTGTTAAGATTGCTTTTGTTTCCATTCAAACATCTTCTGTACAAATTTACCTGTTGAATTCAGTCTGTACTCTTCGATATCCATCAAATGTCATTCTGCTACCTTAATTGTTTCTTTTCTCTCAATTAGCATCTCTGCTATATTCGGCAGATATGTGGAACCTGAACATACTCGATAAAATCATTTTCTTATTATTCATCATAAACCTCCATACGTTGTTGAGTGAACATCTTTATTGTATACAACGTCCAAGTTTGGATAAATTCAATTTTTTTCCTATAACAGGAAAAACACCTACTTTAATCGTGTACTTTTTATTTTAATATTGTTATAATAGTGTTGTAGTCAATGAATTTTCTAATGTACCATTGTAAATAGG is from Abyssisolibacter fermentans and encodes:
- a CDS encoding IS110 family transposase yields the protein MNGKKSDKKDSLWLADLHKHGLVHRRFIPPVDIRNLRDICRYRTKLVSNRSSEKNRVKNFLTVSNIVISNVVSDTFGKSSSEIIQYLIQCSESGSSDSFSPEHCKSLLRKSLNNKKMGLLRS